From one Gossypium hirsutum isolate 1008001.06 chromosome D08, Gossypium_hirsutum_v2.1, whole genome shotgun sequence genomic stretch:
- the LOC107909112 gene encoding uncharacterized ATP-dependent helicase C29A10.10c, with protein sequence MDNIGLGTAASLIDLVFSWSIQDALNPILYKGQIKKIPTTFTSTAHYYSSFVAPLVEETHADLLSAMSRLSRAPSYQLHSIESETNYRAPTDFSYKIVLRKPGNSNQTDVVTYKPQAGDLAALTDVKPTCISDLNRPKMPYILAYVQSVDDGKLSVRSSKPIMIEQDMQRNKHIDLFFVFLINLTTNVRIWNALHPNPILADLPIINKVIQMNDEKECAVCLSENDSVMIPWIKSYNLNDSQEAAITSCIKTWRCNHQNGHVKLIWGPPGTGKTKTVGLLLLVLLRMKCRTITCAPTLIAVMELASRVMRLVSGTLEYETYGLGDIVLFGSSERMGMDDHENLFHVFLDYRVEMLKKCFSPSTGWNASLSSMIDLLEDPRGQYGRYVTHRELGINQDEMDDPLSLEGFIKKRFFQYNEQLKFCVVNLYTHLPTARISLQVVTDMMVALDLLRFIETLLNRYDYRDERLSTATKTCLPVLESLARSFRVPEYIHKFMIKTLCLDNAYLLFCTASSSSKLHTERTQELDLLVIDEAAQLKECESTIPFQIPGLRQVVLVGDERQLPAMIRSKISGEAEFGRSMFERLVFLGKKKHLFNVQYRMHPAISSFPNKEFYDGLIMDAPMVKHRSHEKDFLRGNMYGAYSFINIAYGKEQFGHLLSKMNMVEVAVVCSIVGILFKEFNATKQRVSIGVISPYAAQVHAIEEKLKQTYSGCCRSSDSGFSVRVRSVDGFQGGEEDVLIISTVRSNLNGSVGFLSNRQRANVALTRGRHCLWILGNETTFIKSNSVWTKLVLDAKARGCFFNAHEDKHLNEVITTTLIDLQQFDILLTMDSPLFKHAKWKICFSKDLKKSMSNIKNKEVHKQTIKVMEKLASGWRDDEKKKMIVGDDDGCCFGLLQVSLIGDGELSLVWSVELEMVKGNSEWVIQVLKVWDVLPLLDVAKVAQKLHILFAEYTVEKISRCRYECTEGNLVVPMKWVVEDNPIEGQEDDRMQCLSTSGDAHSNLNPSSSSSSNLNPNSNSSSLGFHYAIAIAIIAIFVSKYLPWPIFFNITFFIFILAFLIQHLGFSL encoded by the exons ATGGACAACATTGGTTTGGGCACAGCAGCTAGTTTGATTGATTTGGTGTTCTCTTGGTCCATTCAGGATGCCCTCAATCCCATTCTTTACAAAGGCCAG ATAAAGAAGATCCCTACCACATTCACATCCACTGCACACTACTATAGCTCCTTTGTAGCTCCTCTTGTTGAAGAAACACATGCAGACTTGCTCTCGGCCATGTCAAGGCTGTCTCGAGCACCTTCGTATCAACTTCATTCCATCGAAAGCGAAACAAATTACAGAGCCCCAACAGATTTTTCTTACAAGATTGTTTTGCGAAAACCTGGGAACTCTAATCAGACCGACGTAGTAACATATAAACCGCAGGCCGGGGATCTTGCCGCTTTAACCGATGTAAAACCGACGTGCATCAGCGACTTGAACAGGCCGAAAATGCCTTATATTCTTGCATATGTTCAATCCGTAGATGACGGTAAACTCTCTGTTCGGTCATCGAAACCAATCATGATCGAACAAGATATGCAAAGAAACAAACACATTGATCTCTTCtttgtgtttttaattaatttgacgACCAATGTTCGTATATGGAACGCGTTGCACCCGAATCCGATATTAGCGGACCTGCCGATAATCAACAAAGTTATTCAAATGAAT GACGAAAAAGAATGTGCCGTGTGCTTATCGGAAAACGACTCGGTTATGATCCCTTGGATCAAATCTTACAATTTAAATGATTCCCAAGAAGCTGCAATTACAAGTTGCATTAAAACATGGAGATGTAACCATCAAAATGGTCATGTTAAGCTCATATGGGGTCCTCCAGGGACAGGGAAGACTAAAACAGTTGGTTTATTGTTGTTAGTTCTTCTAAGAATGAAATGCCGAACGATTACATGCGCTCCGACGCTCATTGCGGTAATGGAATTGGCATCTCGGGTTATGAGATTAGTTTCTGGGACACTCGAATACGAAACATATGGACTCGGAGATATAGTTTTATTTGGGAGTAGCGAACGAATGGGAATGGATGATCATGAGAACTTATTCCATGTATTTCTAGACTATCGTGTTGAGATGTTGAAAAAGTGTTTTTCACCGAGTACCGGGTGGAACGCTAGTTTATCATCGATGATAGATTTACTCGAAGATCCACGAGGACAATACGGTCGATACGTAACACATCGAGAGCTTGGAATTAATCAAGATGAAATGGATGATCCTTTAAGTTTAGAAGGATTTATAAAGAAGAGATTTTTTCAATACAATGAGCAACTCAAATTTTGTGTTGTAAACTTATACACTCACTTACCAACTGCTCGAATTTCGTTACAAGTTGTGACCGACATGATGGTAGCTCTCGATTTACTTCGATTCATCGAGACTTTGTTGAATCGTTACGATTACAGAGATGAAAGATTGAGTACCGCAACAAAAACTTGCCTCCCCGTACTCGAATCACTCGCTCGTTCCTTCCGAGTTCCGGAATATATACACAAGTTCATGATCAAAACCTTGTGTTTGGACAACGCGTACCTCTTGTTCTGCACCGCGTCGAGCTCATCGAAACTACATAccgaaagaacacaagagttagACCTTTTGGTTATCGACGAAGCTGCTCAACTCAAAGAATGTGAATCCACCATTCCGTTCCAAATTCCCGGTTTGCGCCAAGTTGTTCTCGTAGGAGACGAACGGCAACTTCCGGCGATGATACGAAGCAAGATATCGGGTGAAGCTGAATTTGGAAGAAGTATGTTTGAAAGGCTTGTTTTTTTAGGAAAAAAGAAACATTTGTTCAATGTTCAATATAGGATGCATCCAGCTATAAGTTCATTTCCAAATAAAGAATTTTATGATGGGTTAATTATGGATGCTCCAATGGTGAAACATAGAAGCCATGAGAAGGATTTTTTGCGTGGGAATATGTATGGTGCTTATTCATTCATTAATATAGCATATGGAAAGGAACAATTTGGTCATCTTCTTAGTAAAATGAATATGGTGGAGGTTGCAGTGGTTTGCAGCATTGTTGGAATCCTCTTCAAAG AGTTCAATGCCACAAAACAAAGGGTGAGCATTGGGGTTATATCACCCTACGCAGCTCAAGTACATGCAATAGAAGAGAAGCTTAAACAGACATACAGTGGATGTTGTCGTTCTTCAGACAGTGGGTTCAGTGTTAGGGTTCGATCAGTTGATGGGTTCCAAGGAGGTGAAGAAGATGTCTTAATCATCTCTACTGTTAGGTCCAACTTAAATGGATCTGTTGGTTTTCTATCTAATCGACAGAGGGCAAACGTTGCTTTGACACGTGGAAG GCACTGCCTTTGGATATTAGGTAACGAAACAACCTTCATTAAAAGCAATTCAGTATGGACCAAACTAGTCCTCGACGCCAAAGCGAGGGGATGTTTCTTCAATGCCCACGAAGACAAGCATTTAAATGAAGTCATTACCACAACCTTGATCGACCTTCAACAATTCGACATTCTATTAACCATGGATTCTCCATTGTTCAAGCATGCAAAATGGAAGATTTGCTTCAGCAAAGACTTGAAAAAATCAATGTCTAACATAAAGAATAAAGAGGTACATAAACAGACGATTAAGGTGATGGAAAAGCTTGCTAGTGGATGGCGTGATGatgagaagaagaagatgatagtGGGGGATGATGATGGTTGTTGTTTTGGGCTGTTGCAGGTGAGTTTAATAGGGGATGGTGAGTTGAGTCTGGTTTGGAGTGTGGAACTGGAAATGGTGAAGGGGAATTCAGAGTGGGTCATTCAAGTTTTGAAGGTTTGGGATGTATTGCCATTGTTGGATGTAGCTAAGGTTGCACAAAAGCTCCATATTTTATTTGCAGAATATACAGTGGAGAAGATCAGTAGGTGCAGATATGAATGCACGGAAGG GAATTTGGTAGTTCCAATGAAATGGGTAGTGGAAGACAACCCTATTGAGGGGCAAGAAGATGATAGAATGCAGTGCCTATCAACATCTGGGGATGCGCATTCCAATTTGAATCCCAGTTCCAGTTCCAGTTCCAATTTGAATCCCAATTCCAATTCCAGCTCCCTGGGTTTTCATTATGCCATAGCCATTGCTATCATTGCCATCTTTGTATCCAAATATCTACCTTGGCCTATCTTCTTTaacattactttttttatttttattttagctttCCTAATCCAACATTTAGGGTTCTCTCTCTGA